Proteins from a genomic interval of Zonotrichia leucophrys gambelii isolate GWCS_2022_RI chromosome 5, RI_Zleu_2.0, whole genome shotgun sequence:
- the FOS gene encoding protein c-Fos, translated as MMYQGFAGEYEASSSRCSSASPAGDSLTYYPSPADSFSSMGSPVNPQDFCTDLAASSASFVPTVTAISTSPDLQWLVQPTLISSVAPSQSRGHPYGVSAAAPTTSYSRPAVLKAPGGRGQSIGRRGKVEQLSPEEEEKRRIRRERNKMAAAKCRNRRRELTDTLQAETDQLEEEKSALQAEIANLLKEKEKLEFILAAHRPACKMPEELCFSEELAAASAATALDLGTPSPPMTEEAAFALPLMPEAPPAVPPKETGSSGLELKAEPFDELLFSTGPREASRSVPDMDLPGASFYPSDWESLTAGTSGELEPLCTPVVTCTPCPSTYTSTFVFTYPEAEAFPSCAAAHRKGSSSNEPSSDSLSSPTLLAL; from the exons ATGATGTATCAGGGCTTCGCCGGAGAGTACGAGGCTTCGTCCTCCCGCTGCAGCAGCGCTTCCCCTGCCGGGGACAGCCTCACCTATTACCCCTCTCCGGCGGACTCCTTCTCGAGCATGGGCTCGCCTGTCAACCCGCAG GACTTCTGCACCGACCTGGCCGCCTCCAGCGCCAGCTTTGTGCCTACGGTGACGGCTATCTCCACCAGCCCCGACCTGCAGTGGCTGGTGCAGCCCACTCTCATCTCTTCAGTGGCCCCCTCCCAGAGCCGCGGGCACCCCTACGGCGTCTCGGCGGCCGCCCCCACCACCTCCTACTCCCGCCCCGCAGTGCTGAAGGCGCCGGGCGGCCGCGGACAGAGCATCGGCCGCCGGGGCAAAGTCGAACAG CTGTCcccggaggaggaggaaaagagaaggatcCGCCGGGAACGGAACAAGATGGCAGCGGCCAAGTGCCGCAACCGGCGGCGGGAGCTCACCGACACGCTGCAGGCG gaGACCGaccagctggaggaggagaagtcCGCGCTGCAGGCGGAGATTGCTAAcctgctgaaggagaaggagaagctggagTTTATCCTGGCGGCTCACCGGCCCGCCTGCAAGATGCCCGAGGAGTTGTGCTTCTCcgaggagctggcagctgccagcGCCGCTACCGCGCTGgacctgggcacccccagcccccccatgACCGAGGAGGCTGCCTTTGCTCTGCCGCTGATGCCTGAAGCGCCGCCGGCCGTGCCGCCCAAGGAGACCGGCAGCAGCGGGCTGGAGCTCAAGGCTGAGCCCTTCGACGAGCTGCTCTTCTCCACGGGGCCGCGGGAGGCCTCCCGCTCTGTGCCCGACATGGACCTGCCTGGGGCCTCCTTCTACCCGTCGGACTGGGAGTCGCTGACTGCCGGGACCAGCGGTgagctggagcccctctgcacCCCTGTGGTGACCTGCACCCCGTGCCCCAGCACCTACACCTCCACCTTCGTCTTCACCTACCCCGAGGCAGAGGCCTTCCCCAGCTGCGCTGCCGCGCACcggaagggcagcagcagcaacgaGCCCTCGTCCGACTCCCTCAGCTCCCCCACCCTGCTGGCTTTGTGA